Below is a window of Arabidopsis thaliana chromosome 2, partial sequence DNA.
TATCATAATGTCAAATGTATCAGAGGTACAAGTCATCTGGTGAAGACACAATTATTCTGGCTGGAGCTGAGTATGGAAGTGGTAGCTCACGTGATTGGGCTGCCAAGGGACCCATGCTACAGGTTTAGAACCGCTTCTCTAGTTTCTTTCCGCATAAACCAATCTTACTGTTTTATTCTGAAACAACAAGTTTGGGATTGTCAGGGTGTTAAAGCGGTGATTGCAAAGAGTTTTGAGAGGATTCACCGAAGCAACTTGGTGGGAATGGGAATCATCCCATTGTGCTTTAAGTCCGGTGAAGACGCAGATACTCTTGGATTGACTGGTCACGAACGCTACACGATCCATCTCCCAACCGATATCTCAGAGATAAGACCTGGCCAAGATGTTACCGTCACTACCGACAACGGAAAATCTTTCACTTGCACAGTCCGCTTCGACACAGAGGTAACTAAATACTCCAATCTTTAGTGAAAAAAAGCTTTTCAATGTGAAGGAACTAATAATGGTAAAATAAATGTGCAGGTGGAATTGGCATACTTTAACCATGGAGGCATACTTCCATATGTTATCAGAAACTTGAGCAAGCAATAGTGAAGGAAGCAATACACAAGTTATGGAGCAAAATAAAAGagtgtttgtttctgttttaaaatgtCTTTTTTAAAAGGCAGATAAGTCTGTCTAGGATTAGGTTAAAAGGTGAGTGATCTCATGCAATATATGAGTTTCAGTGGGTTATTCTTACACGCTTAGGCTCCCATGTTTCGCAACTTGCAAGAGttgaatattattgtttttgaaaaggaATAAGAGAGCCTTCTTGCATATTCCCATTACTGACTCCCAAAGACCTCGCAATCTGTTGCATTTCACAAGCGTATTCAGCAGCATCTATACCAATTCTCAGATCATGTTCAAGAACACCTGCTCTATTCAAATCTACTTGCACCATTAGAGTAACCAACTAATAcataagaaacacaaacatcTTGCAGCTGAAGCCTAAAACCAATACAAGAATCTgataaaaccaaactgaaacTTGTCATAAATTCCATATGAACCTGAGAGTAATCTCCTGTGTCTGAATGAAGTAACTTGCCAGCATCTTCTTCCATATGAACCCTAGTAATACCAAAATCTCCTATGTCCACCACCAAACTCAAGAGGAATATCCAAATCTGATAACCTTGAAGAAGATCTGGATAAAAATACTGCTTCCTATCGAATTTAGACTTAAGAGACAAATCACAATTCAAAGCTAACCCCAATAACCCActtttttaatagatttcctttctttctttctgatccATCTCGTTTACTTTGCTATAAATAAGAGCTTTGGTAAGCCAAACCTTCTTGTCTTCTAAGTGAACTAGTCTTGTCACGAGCTTCTTCTAGATCttgtttcaaaagtttgtttaTACCAATGGGTCCAACAGAGCTTAGAGAGGCTAGAATAGAAATTACCAAAGATTTTATAAAGAGAGCTGCTCTAAGGATTCAGCGTGAAAATCGGCGAAGGAATGATCCAGATGAAGATAAAAATGCTGAGACTAAATTGGCTTTAAAGCATTGTAAAGACATGGTTCTTGGTTCTAGTAAATTTGGGGATGATCGTCCTCTTACTGGTTGCTCCTTATCACGAGATGGAAAAATACTCGTCACATGTTCTCTTAGTGGGGTTCCTAAATTGTGGGAGGTGCCTCAAGTTACAAACAAGATTGTTGTCTTGAAAGGTCATAAAGAACATGTAACTGATGTAGTGTTCTCGTCTGTGGATGATGAATGTCTAGCAACTGCTTCTACTGATCGAACTGAAAAGATATGGAAAACGGATGGAACACTTCTACAAACTTTTAAAGGTCATTCAGATCGTCTTGCACGCATTGCATTCCACCCGTCATAGTCGTAGTGTTGAGATGCCTCCGGACAACGAGTTTTGATAAAACATGGAGATTGTGGGATATAAACATAGGAGTTGAGATGCTTTAACACAAGAAGGTCATAGTCGTAGTGTCTACGGAATTGCATTTCAACAAGATGGATCATTAGTAGCTTCTTCGGGTTTTGATTCGCTTGCAAGAGTTTGGGATCTTCGTACGGCTAGGAATATTCTTATCTTCCAAGGACATATCAAACAGGTTCTCTCGGTGGATTTCTCTCCTAATGGTTATCATTTGGCATCTGGTGGTGAAGATAATCAATGCCGTATTTGGGATCTACGGATGAGAAAGTTGTTGTATATTATACCAGCTCATGTGAACCTCGTTTCTCAAGTAAAGTACGAACCACAAGAACGCTATTTCCTGGCTACTGCCTCACACGACATGAACGTTAATATATGGTCAGGTAGAGATTTCTCGCTTGTTAAAAGCTTAGTAGGACATGAGTCAAAAGTCGCATCTCTTGATATCGCTGTAGATAGCTCGTCTCGCAAGTGTTTCGCATGACCGCACCATAAAGCTTTGGACATGCTGTGGGAATGATGAAGATAATGGGAGAGAAACAATGGACATAGAACTCtagtttgtttttgagttatttacattttacacTCTCACATactttttcatctttcattTTACACTCCCACACTTTCATCttccaaaacaatttttttcctgTGTTATTACCGAAACGCCCCCAACTACATACCATACACttttatctttcaaaaataacggtcctctttttttttttctctctctcattctctctcttattattattttagttacttAATATAAAGTGTTTTGtctgttttcttatataataaatcaagAATTCATTTTTCCTACATTTTAAGATCCATTGTTACTATAttttaagtaaataattatatgacAGTTTATCCATTTCCGATCGAACATTTGTTTACTATtaaatggattttaaaaggtacTTGCACAAATATACTATACCGATATTTATAACTACTGATCATCCAAACATGTGAAAGAAAGTGAATGCAAAgcttgaaaaaacaaaaatgcagATGTATTAATTCAAGCGTTCTGATCTGATCTGattcaaataaaagagaagaacatgACAAGTAAGATGTCCATCAAAGATTGTATATATGGATGATGGCAAGTATGTTGACTATTCAGTGTTATTAAGTATGTTTAGtgaacttgatctaagcaatATCCTTTGACCATCTAAGTGGATAAGTGTTTATGGACAAGTGTTAATGGACAAGTATTTATGGCCGAAACTAAGTAGATGAACTGAAAGTGTTTAGAGAACCTTAAATCTATTATGGTGTTGCTGGTTGTGATGGTTTCCCAAGCCTGCAACAAGTCTTGATGATTTTCAATTGGCCGACgatatatatggttttcacAAAGCATATACAGTTATCCAAACTTActtttatttgtgtgtttttaagCTGGTGGTTCTTTAAGTCATCCATTTGTTCGAATCTAGTAGACTAGTACATGGACGATATGAACATGTTGAAACAAACAATTGTTCACAATGTCATGGATGATATGGTTATTAATGAATCAAATCAGATCAGAACTCTTGAAATAAatttgcatttttgttttttcaagcTTTGCATTCACCTTCTCTCATCTGTTTCACTACAAGAAATATGGGCACTCTTAGCACACGGAAAACActataatattgtttatatagcGAATTCATAAACGCTGTGTTTGCTGGAACTATCTTAGGTCGGTCACATACAATAGCTTTTTTTT
It encodes the following:
- a CDS encoding Transducin/WD40 repeat-like superfamily protein (Transducin/WD40 repeat-like superfamily protein; CONTAINS InterPro DOMAIN/s: WD40 repeat 2 (InterPro:IPR019782), WD40 repeat, conserved site (InterPro:IPR019775), WD40 repeat (InterPro:IPR001680), G-protein beta WD-40 repeat, region (InterPro:IPR020472), WD40 repeat-like-containing domain (InterPro:IPR011046), WD40-repeat-containing domain (InterPro:IPR017986), WD40/YVTN repeat-like-containing domain (InterPro:IPR015943), WD40 repeat, subgroup (InterPro:IPR019781); BEST Arabidopsis thaliana protein match is: WD-40 repeat family protein / small nuclear ribonucleoprotein Prp4p-related (TAIR:AT2G41500.1); Has 51777 Blast hits to 23900 proteins in 752 species: Archae - 72; Bacteria - 7952; Metazoa - 19793; Fungi - 11419; Plants - 6109; Viruses - 0; Other Eukaryotes - 6432 (source: NCBI BLink).), with the translated sequence MGPTELREARIEITKDFIKRAALRIQRENRRRNDPDEDKNAETKLALKHCKDMVLGSSKFGDDRPLTGCSLSRDGKILVTCSLSGVPKLWEVPQVTNKIVVLKGHKEHVTDVVFSSVDDECLATASTDRTEKIWKTDGTLLQTFKASSGFDSLARVWDLRTARNILIFQGHIKQVLSVDFSPNGYHLASGGEDNQCRIWDLRMRKLLYIIPAHVNLVSQVKYEPQERYFLATASHDMNVNIWSGRDFSLVKSLVGHESKVASLDIAVDSSSRKCFA